The bacterium genomic interval GGCTCCTCACGAGCCCGAAGGCGTCGGCCCCTTCGCGGGGGCCGCGGCCGCAGAGCATGCGGTAGAGGATCGCGCCCAGGCTCCACACGTCGGCGGGGGGGCCCGCGGCCCGGGGGTTCTCGGCCTGCTCGGGGGCCATGTAGGCCAGGGTGCCGAGCAGCACGCCGCTGCGGGTCAGGCGCGCGTCGTCCTCGGCCACGGCGAGGCCGAAGTCGCCGACGAGCAGCCGGCCGTCCGCGCCCAGGAACAGGTTCGCGGGCTTGAGGTCGCGGTGCACGACGCCCGCGGCGTGGGCGTGGGCGATCCCGAGCACGGCCCCGTGCAGCAGGCGGGCGGCGTGCTCCGGGGCCAAGGCCGCGGTGCGCAGGTGCTCCTCGAGGTCGGTCCCGTCGACCAGGGGCATGGCCAGCCAGTGACCCTCGGGGGCGATCCCGCTGTCG includes:
- a CDS encoding serine/threonine protein kinase, giving the protein MLCFARRMANEQTDSVNDSDDVVFGLDASSPDAAPSMDPTQRFARELTRIGPYAVERFLGKGAMGVVVEARAPDGARLAVKLLRATKNPERFLREVSTLRRLRHPNLIGCVDSGIAPEGHWLAMPLVDGTDLEEHLRTAALAPEHAARLLHGAVLGIAHAHAAGVVHRDLKPANLFLGADGRLLVGDFGLAVAEDDARLTRSGVLLGTLAYMAPEQAENPRAAGPPADVWSLGAILYRMLCGRGPREGADAFGLVRS